In Bufo gargarizans isolate SCDJY-AF-19 chromosome 6, ASM1485885v1, whole genome shotgun sequence, a single genomic region encodes these proteins:
- the LOC122941686 gene encoding gastrula zinc finger protein XlCGF17.1-like: MHIEDKSHQSSDTGKKPNSCSQCGKTFIIKANLVAHEKMHIEDKSHQSSDTGKEPISCSECGKFFIRKANLITHQRIHTGEKPFSCSQCGKRFAFKKTLVAHEKMHIEEKAHQRSHPGKKPISCSECGKIFIRKSSHITHQRFHTVEKPFLCSQCGKCFAFKNLVAHEKMHIEDKSHQRSHPGKKPNSCSECGKFFIRKSNLITHQRIHTGEKPFSCSECGKLFLNKSNLITHQRIHTGQRPHVCSECGKCFTQKSDLVRHCRIHTGEKPYFCSVCGKYFSRKSYLFNHRKTVHNGKGHL, encoded by the coding sequence ATGCACATTGAAGACAAGTCACATCAGAGCAGTGACACGGGGAAGAAGCCAAACTCATGTTCTCAATGTGGAAAAACTTTTATCATAAAAGCAAATCTTGTTGCACATGAAAAGATGCACATTGAAGACAAGTCACATCAGAGTAGTGACACAGGGAAGGAGCCAatctcatgttctgaatgtgggaaatttTTTATCAGAAAAGCAAATCTtattacacatcagagaattcacacaggagagaagccattttcatgttcccaATGTGGGAAACGTTTTGCTTTCAAAAAAACTCTAGTTGCACATGAAAAGATGCACATTGAAGAGAAGGCACATCAGAGGAGTCACCCAGGGAAGAAGCCAATTTCATGTTCCGAATGTGGGAAAATTTTTATCAGAAAATCAAGTCATATTACACATCAGAGATTTCACACAGTCGAGAAGCCGTTTTTATGTTcgcaatgtgggaaatgttttgctttCAAAAATCTTGTTGCTCATGAAAAGATGCACATTGAAGACAAGTCACATCAGAGGAGTCACCCAGGGAAGAAGCCAAACTCATGTTCCGAATGTGGGAAATTTTTTATCAGAAAATCAAATCTtattacacatcagagaattcacacaggagagaagccattttcatgttctgaatgtgggaaattaTTTCTCAATAAATCAAATCTtattacacatcagagaattcacacagggcagAGGCCACatgtatgttcagaatgtgggaaatgctttactcAGAAATCGGATCTTGTTAGACATtgtagaattcacacaggggagaagccatatttttgttcagtatgcGGAAAATATTTTTCTCGCAAATCATATCTTTTTAATCATCGGAAAACTGTTCACAATGGAAAAGGACATTTATGA